The segment agttGACTAATTCATaggataaaataattacaaaaaaaaagaagaaaaagagatggAATCATATTATATTAGCATTTGAATGGACGAGAAAAGTGagagacaaaaaaattaaagagtcTTTAAACAGAGTGGTGGATTTTGGAATAAAGAAAGGATAATGAAGAATATTTTATAAGTCTTTTGTGGATCcagaattttataaattattaatttatttttgagcaTGTTAAAAAATGTTTGCATAGAATATTCTAGTATTTACAAGTTTTTTGTTATTGAAATTTACAGTCAGATGGTTATaataagtttttattatttgaaattacAAGTTTTTAAGCTAacgttttcttttttttaacattatagTGTTTAGACCAGTTTTTGGATCGAGGAATATTTATCATGTAATTAAACTAAAGAATTATGCATAAAATTGACATGTTAACTTCATATTAAAACTTTACTTGTCAAGAGTAGCTCGTTCAAATAGCAAGtacgtttatttttaattctaaaattataagttcgagttattaaaaaaaaataaaaatttcaggTAACAGGTAAAAAAACAATTACTTATGTCCCTCATCCTTAGTCTTTAGGACacaaagaatatatataatgCACGCATTTGCAACttctttatttcatttactcttatttatgtatatatctaGAGCTAGACTAGATAATAACTTCTTTTCTAGCTATAGTGTTAAAACGTTACCATCTATTTCAATATCATTAACTTTCgtataataatttcatttataatAATGTGTGCGTGAATCTTATTactatgtaaaaataaaaaattattttttcaaatataatataacacaaacaaaaataaaataaaataaaatgaggatTAGTTTTACGAAGTGACTTTATAATTAGGTATACAATTGTCTGAGATTGCGTGTTTGAAAGAAGAAACTGATGGATGGACTCTGAATAATATGCAGTTGTCCTTTTGATATTCCACAGCCACatcattatctttttttcactattttcttttcatttttactctCATAGTATaatacaatttaattatttattataatatttaaaattgcatttttttaaaaagtaatatttcATGTGGACTATTGGTATAACAAGTTATTAGTAACAAGGATAAAATATTGTTACTGTTccgttaaatatttttacatgtgtttttgttttttttaaccGACTGAAAAGAAGAGTGTATTTTATTAAGAATAGATGgtcaaaaaaatagttattgtttaaaaaaaattaaaatataactagttgtttatttttatagtttctccttttttttctcagttataaatattaaaagaataaaattaatatagtataaaatgGAGAGGAGTATAAATTATAGAAACTGGGACAAAGTTGAAAGTACCATTATTACATTACTCATTCTATTTGCttatatatactagtaataatatatatttacttattttggttCTATTTGCTTATAATTGTTTGTTAAGCAACTTGATTGTATAAAACTCTTTTAACAGATCagaaatacaaaaattttagtataataatgtcattatttatttttattttttgttacaatAAAGTATAAAAAGGGGTGATGATTTAGTGCAGATAATAGAAAGTCTGAAGTTTGAagaaattaacccactaaccaTGTAATCCATTTTCAGCTAAACACCTAATTATACCGTGTCTATCACTCTGATTAAAATCAATTACCTTTAATCAATTTGTTATTGCTAAATAAGAAATTTCCGACAAATTATTGTTCAAGGCAATTTGgcctttaaaaggaaaaaaaaaattaattagtttttaactcataatttgagaaatatagtatatatttttaaaaagtaaaaaatataaacttggtTAGTTGAGCTTaccaaaattctttttattttgtactttGCTATTTCAGGGCAAGTTTGCCGTTCTTTTTTCAAcgaaataataaagaaaatagaactCCAAACAGCACAGAATAAACATTAAATGAAactcattaattttattaaatcttTTGGCAATTTACTATTTGTAGTACTGGActtaagtttattattttattaaataaataaaatgcacaccaatttattttctcttgtttttgcttatatttttaagcctcaataataaaaaaatcacatctcgaaaattaatgaaacaaagaaaaattagtTCCCCTATATATGAAATGATGGGTTTGTTTTCTTATACTAATTACATTGAAAAGTTGATTTGCTTTTCGCGGTATATtcgaataattttatttttttcacatgcTTTTTTATTTAGCCGAGGACTAATCAAATTCATATACAACGAATCATCAGTCTATTTAAATCAagtcacatattttaatttaagagtataaaaattaagggaaaatagtattcttttctttaattttttaaattttatggtaaattaaaataagacaaattaattgatacaaaatagaaaaaaagataCTCTTGTTTAAAAGTATAGTTTAATTATAGGGTGTTAATGTCATTAAGATTCACATGAGTTGCATGCATGAGTGGATATTTTGGTCAAAGTTAGTCTTAAAGAGAGTAGATTTACATTAATAcaaaatgtaattaataaatCACGAGTGGTGTAATGAGCCACATAAAGGCTTTGTTGCTTATATGTCTAATTAATTTCATGCATTTGCTATTACTACTTCCTCCATCATATTATTTCCCCTTTTCACACGacattacaaaaattataattaataatacaattttatttataaatcttTAGAAACACTTCTTCAAactttcacaaataaatatgaataattaaaaaaaataaaaaataaaaaaggtaatACAAGGAAAAatcaattactattttttaatttaaaaagatgaaaaactaactttactaaaataattaactaatattaaACGAGAAGAGTATTATCTTATCAACATCCccataaattaaatatacactaatagtaatataaaaaaaacactacACAATCCATTTATTTTTCACCTACTATAATTAATATGTCATTTATTATGTTGTGTAGGTCATTTGCAATTTATTAATTACTAACTTTCAAGTAATATGGTTGAagaaaattactttattttctcAGCATATACTTAGATAAGTTCTTCcttgtaataattttaaattattgtttacaataataacgtacaaaatattgaaaataatattaatatataacttAATGATAATGAATTTAACTCATTGTATACATTAACAAcgcaaaaaaaatgaaaataatattaatatattataaaaaaatgacaaaagtacAACATCGGTAATTAATGAAATGAGTAGGCTCCTTATAAGGTTTTGACAATCCTCCTCCCCTTGATCTAGCTTTTGGAGTGTGAGTTAGGTCTAAAAACCTAATATCACATATATAACTTGAcatgaaatcttgaaatttgaCTATCCAAATTCAAAACGTATCAAACAAATTTAAACGAAGAAAAGTATTTTGTGAATTTGTCATGAGTAAGTTACTTTGGCTTTTTGAAAATTCACCTAAGGTAAAAGTCATACTCCATATGGAACCATCACCTTCTTGCTTGCCTTAATCTAGCAGTTTAGATTTATGTGCATTTTTCACCAATATTCACCTTAttctattttcaaatatatatatttttttaaaattttcgaaaaaaaaaagaaaaaaaataggttGCTTGTAGGagagtttatatattttatgtactaagaattaatttattttcctttttgtgtGTTAAGAAAGTCTTTATTGGATTCTCTGTATGTCTCTCTCTTTATCCTTCTCACTCTCTCTGACACATTGCACTCTCTATATGGCGTAATTTTGGTGCCTGATAGTGCAAGCTAAGCAAGCAccccacttttttttttttttcttaatttccaaaaaatatttttctccactaaaataaaaagaaaaaaaaattattttttttaaaaaaaagataaacttaCTACTAACCATCTAAAAATTAGTGAAAATGGTACATTATTCTTTGTAATTATAatatagtttaattaattactatgtttattaatttatactaatttagaattaatctaatttttcttctttttttttttaacaaaaaagggttattaaaatcaaactcattaaataaataaaaatgtttttttttcttcctctccTCCTATCTCTCTCCAACTCTTTTTAGGGTCCTCACGACTTCTATAAGCTCATGTTAAGTGCTTCACTCACTAGCAAAAACCACAACAAAAACACTCTTTCCCCTTTGTCTCTCTTCACTTCATtcctttgtttatttttttgtctatctcatcttcttcttcatcatctctttcattttatattatccccaaaattaattcccataaaagaaaacaaaatcttgatcattttttatagtttttgtcTCTTGCTTTTGAAATCTTAAAGAATCTCTTCTTGATCTTTTCTAGtcttttttcaagaaaacaatTTTGCAAGTGTTTGACCCTTTTCTCCTTCACTTTCAAGAACTCAATTTTTAACAATGATCTTATTAGTGCTTCAAACTTTAATTGTTCTACATTCCCATGATGAATATGTTGATGATGCATGAGAGGGTCAATAATGTATTATTTCCtagttgtttaaaaaaaaagagtggtGAAAATCttctaggttttttttttttttggttatcctACTTTTTCATTACTAGTTGAAGTCAGCCACTAGTttcaattttaatcattttagtCTACATAGCTCTTGCTACACCTATACCTTAGGTTGTACTAATTATAATAAGTTCCTATCTTGTCCCTTTTGGTCTCCACATAAGTACAAAAAATTTTCTTGAAAGAGGTTAGAAATGGAACTTCCAAGTCAAGATCATGAGGATATGCCAATACCAATTAACAGCACATATGGACATTTGATACATCATGATCCTACACCACCCAACAATACCAATCACATTATACCACCTTCTATGAATGGTCCTCCAATTGATGCACCACCAGTAGCAACTGCAGCAGATCATCATGTACCTTTCAAGAAAATAGTCAGGTACTCTTAAATTCCTGTACATTCTATTTATTATATGGTACCTCTCCCTAACCTAACCTTGTTTATCACTCCTACACTTTTTTAGCCTTAGTATGTGACAGACACCTCTTGCCTTCTCAAATATATTTGTTGAATTGTGTCCacaatttattcatttaatgaGCTAAACTCTTTAGAGATAATACTGTTGAATTGTGTGACCACATGGTCCCAAGGGTGGTCAAATTAAACCTCTCTTGTGCTTCTCAATTGTGTGACTATCTCAACCGTAACACGTGACTGAAGGGTGTTTAGAGTAATTCTTTTTGATAACCTAATAAAACACATTACTAACATTTTTTGGCTTACCTCTAAATTGTGTAATCATCTCATTATAAAAATGATGCtacatatttgtatattttcaaattaattgtgTTCATGTTTGGACAGGTACAAAGAGTGTCTAAAGAACCATGCAGCATCTATGGGTGGTAATGCAACAGATGGATGTGGAGAATTTATGCCAAGTGGTGAAGAAGGTACAATTGAAGCTTTGATTTGTTCAGCTTGCAATTGTCATAGGAATTTCCATAGAAAAGAAGTAGAAGGTGATCAACAACAATTAGCATcttcttgtgattgttttcatcatGTGAACAATAGAGTATTAGGAGGAGGATCAACAAAAAAAGTGTATTTAGGACATAACCATCACAAAACAAGCTTAGGTCCTGAACCATTTGGTACAATAATCCCAACAAGGCCACCACATCATCAAATGATAATGTCATATAACATGGGCTCACTTCCAAATTCTGAATCAGAAGAACATGATATTCAAGATCATCATCATATTGGTGGGATTATGGGTATGGCTAGACCCTTACATCATGTCAAAAAGAGATTTAGGACTAAATTTACTCAAGAACAAAAGGATAAAATGCTCAATTTTGCTGAAAAAGTTGGAtggaaaatacaaaaacaagaaGAAGGGGTTGTGCAACAATTCTGTCAAGAAGTTGGAGTTAAAAGAAGAGTGCTTAAAGTTTGGATGCATAACAATAAGCATAGCCTTGCCAAGAAAAATATTACTACTAATATTCCTAATGAAAATCAACTTCCatgactttttttatatttttttttaaataataataatatgtagTCTAGTAGTACTAGTCCATGTTGGAAATTTCTTATGCTtgttttggatttttgtttaattaattaacttattaatcTCATTTATCCAGTGCTGACTggatttatatttaattgtactttttattttattttattgagacGACTAATTAATGAGTCaactattaatatatatatttgcattgCTCCCTAGACATTTTTATAAACTATAGTAAACTACCAAATTTTTGTTTGTACGGATGACACTTGTATTGAACCAATCCtccaaaaaatatgaattaaccggacccccccaaaaaaataaacagaaatttatcttaaaaaattaatgagtactatatatttgtttggtgtcgtatagttttttcttttttgtttaaagataagttatgataaaattaattttattttaattgaaaaaaaattatttataaaaatattttttaccctataaaggagaaaaaaagatttaaggagttttcttatcatttttgtaattttatctccaaataactaattattattctattttgatcAAATATATCTTATCTTATCCTAAAATAAGTAATCAAACAAGAGAAATATCAATTCAAcgttctaaaataaataataaatcgaAATTgatctattttaattttcagtaacttataaaaaaaattaaatccttAAATCATAGATCTCAAATTCTGTCTTTCGTTTTTTGTCAAAGCAACAACATAAAACAAGGCTATGAATTATTCACTTTTCCCAAAACTTATGGTGAAATAAATTTGAACTCTCTAAGCTACAAATTGTTCTGTTTTTAGACTTTTCCATGATCACACCTTGTAAAGGGCTTTAAAGTCTCAGATagacaaacataaacataataaatataatttacaaatatgGACCatgaacataataaatatattttacacaAACTGAAATCAAATATGTTATTTCCAGCTATATTTATAAGAGACTTATATGTGACCATATATCATATTGCATTCTTCTTTGCATTACCTTATTAATTCTTTGTGGTCCATTACTTTAGAAAAAATTCCCAAATTggttttaactttaattttcaaaCGCTCTTCATGTTTAGACCAATCAACTACTTCCATGCCTtttgatgaaagaaaataataataataataaaaaaaaagtttgttcCTCAAGTGTAGTAGTAGAGAAAGAATAAAGGAGTACTGGCAGGTGGAGGGGTTACACCATCTCAAATAATAAAGTAGACAAAGAGGAACTATAAATTCAACGTAGTTTAACTTAGCGTGTGATCATATATTTTAGATTAGATCATGGAAATTTATCTTCAGATACTTGTTTGATCAT is part of the Solanum lycopersicum chromosome 1, SLM_r2.1 genome and harbors:
- the LOC101255246 gene encoding zinc-finger homeodomain protein 4, with the translated sequence MELPSQDHEDMPIPINSTYGHLIHHDPTPPNNTNHIIPPSMNGPPIDAPPVATAADHHVPFKKIVRYKECLKNHAASMGGNATDGCGEFMPSGEEGTIEALICSACNCHRNFHRKEVEGDQQQLASSCDCFHHVNNRVLGGGSTKKVYLGHNHHKTSLGPEPFGTIIPTRPPHHQMIMSYNMGSLPNSESEEHDIQDHHHIGGIMGMARPLHHVKKRFRTKFTQEQKDKMLNFAEKVGWKIQKQEEGVVQQFCQEVGVKRRVLKVWMHNNKHSLAKKNITTNIPNENQLP